The Streptomyces sp. NBC_00576 genome contains the following window.
CGCTCCACTCCGCACAGTTGAAGAACAGGACCGGCCCTGTCGTGTCCTTGCTGTCCCGTACCGCGCGGCCGTCCCCAACCGACACGGCAACTTCAATACAGGCGCCCTCTTGCTGTGAGTAAGACGACTTCCGGAAGGGGGCAACAACTTTAGGGGTCACGATGAAGTTTCCTCTATTTTGCGCAGATTGTCCCGGATGAGCTTTTCGCTCTGACCCGGTGCCAGCGCCGACGATCGTAGTTGGTCAAAAGCGTT
Protein-coding sequences here:
- a CDS encoding DUF397 domain-containing protein, which translates into the protein MTPKVVAPFRKSSYSQQEGACIEVAVSVGDGRAVRDSKDTTGPVLFFNCAEWSAFLMGAKDGEFDH